A region from the Salvia splendens isolate huo1 chromosome 15, SspV2, whole genome shotgun sequence genome encodes:
- the LOC121767944 gene encoding putative receptor-like protein kinase At5g39000, translating into MDSSLISVALPFLCFFITFSYCSNNQADFTDDVSINCGSTGASAARNGRQWLGDLRPKPSPFLELRGSPAASEPIHRLSCADPVPYKTARISLSQFSYAFRLNKGQKIIRLHFNPTQHSGFKGLRDFFTVEVGPFTLLSNFSASLTADAPFAKEFCLSTRENQQLIITFSPEFTIKSIKDAYAFINGIEIVSVPASLSYFQGGEIGLRVVGENSMVCVDDNTALEIVHRLHIKPDPAQSAEGFDGVFPKWATRSAEKARNKTWKVPVEVGFRYLIRLHFKNADVGGAMFKILINEMIAEIVRGRDQDNIVLYKDYMVEMKGRKQNGRSEILISLQSFGELEVLAGFEIVKLSNPDNSLASPNPMPPPQEPRSRILQILISVLGYQNASATLAIAAISLLSIILHELREIWESRSIEDEHKPSAKAERLCRRFSLADIQLATRNFDVGLLIGRGGFGNVYKGFIDRGQTTVAVKRLKSNSRQGALEFLTEIETLTELRHINLVSLIGYCSELREMILVYEYMICGTLADHLYKLGRYNSNHSSLIWKQRLDICVGAARGLEYLHTGHRVIHRDIKASNILLDENFVAKVSDFGLAKPEDRLRSHVSTKVKGTFGYLDPYYLNTQKLTRKSDTYAFGVVLLEALCGRPAIDSFAIEDERILTRWARDKIDREEVDQIVDSSLRDEISVSSLKAFVEIANRCLHDEPEKRPTMAQVVVQLEFALDQQESKQRADNVANDVYPSIEDSLSSEDTEEKTFTSPTKQTNSCYSPTAKGDGKKPKSRQPLRFWTWGAFRNKIKPSKRKELMGLISELSASYIKLPKFDLTIIATATNQFSDSQKIGDSVRCSVYKAVLPTGQTVGIKRFALSWLDLNEFKNEIFLTSRFNHHNIINLLGYCIHENGEAILVYDYMAHCTLFDHLHNSGNSPFTWKQRLQICIDAAKGLSYLHTGFEYPIIHRNIKSTSILLDERWIAKLSDFSQSRAGPSAERDTHFNTLAQVTLGYLDPEYFHTSRLTEKSDVYSYGVVLFEILCGRKAMDISLEIERRNLATWAASCFRKGKLEEIVDSSLNGDISPECLKIFAETAIACVDLQGVDRPAMRNVVRALESAMHL; encoded by the exons CTAAGGGGATCACCAGCCGCATCAGAGCCCATCCATCGCTTGAGCTGTGCTGATCCTGTTCCGTACAAGACGGCTAGAATCTCCCTTTCGCAATTCTCATATGCATTTCGGCTCAATAAAGGTCAGAAAATCATCCGCCTTCACTTCAATCCCACTCAACACAGTGGTTTCAAAGGGTTGAGAGATTTTTTCACTGTTGAAGTTGGACCTTTTACCTTGCTTAGTAATTTCAGTGCTTCACTTACTGCTGATGCTCCTTTTGCTAAGGAGTTTTGTTTGAGCACTCGAGAAAATCAACAACTCATCATAACTTTCTCTCCTGAGTT CACTATAAAATCAATAAAGGATGCATATGCCTTCATTAATGGCATTGAGATTGTATCCGTGCCTGCATCTCTTTCCTACTTTCAGGGTGGTGAAATTGGACTCCGAGTTGTTGGTGAGAATTCCATGGTTTGTGTTGATGACAACACTGCACTTGAGATAGTCCATCGGCTACATATCAAACCGGATCCTGCTCAATCTGCTGAGGGTTTTGATGGAGTCTTTCCGAAATGGGCTACACGAAGTGCAGAGAAGGCCAGAAATAAAACATGGAAAGTGCCGGTGGAGGTGGGATTCAGGTACTTGATCCGGCTTCATTTCAAGAACGCAGACGTTGGTGGTGCAATGTTTAAAATCCTTATCAATGAAATGATAGCTGAAATTGTGAGGGGAAGGGATCAAGATAACATTGTCTTGTATAAGGACTACATGGTGGAGATGAAAGGGCGGAAACAAAATGGCAGAAGTGAGATCTTGATTTCCCTCCAATCATTTGGTGAACTTGAAGTTCTTGCAGGATTTGAAATAGTTAAGCTGAGCAATCCTGACAACAGTCTAGCTAGTCCAAACCCCATGCCTCCACCTCAGGAGCCACGGTCTCGTATTCTCCAAATTTTGATCTCTGTTCTTGGTTATCAAAATGCGAGTGCAACTCTTGCAATAGCTGCAATATCTCTATTGAGTATCATTCTTCATGAACTGCGGGAGATTTGGGAATCAAGGAGCATCGAGGATGAACACAAGCCATCAGCCAAGGCTGAGAGACTTTGTCGCCGCTTTTCACTAGCTGATATCCAATTAGCCACTAGAAATTTCGACGTTGGACTTCTAATTGGAAGGGGTGGATTCGGTAATGTCTACAAAGGCTTCATTGATAGGGGACAAACAACAGTTGCTGTAAAGAGGCTAAAGTCGAATTCCAGGCAGGGGGCACTTGAGTTTCTTACAGAGATTGAAACACTCACCGAGCTTCGACATATCAATCTTGTCTCTCTGATTGGGTACTGTAGTGAGCTAAGGGAAATGATTCTTGTTTACGAGTATATGATTTGTGGTACACTGGCTGACCACCTCTACAAACTTGGAAGGTACAACAGTAATCATTCTTCTCTCATCTGGAAGCAACGGTTGGATATCTGTGTTGGAGCAGCACGAGGACTTGAGTATCTTCATACTGGTCATAGGGTCATACATCGTGATATAAAGGCTTCGAACATCCTTCTTGATGAAAATTTTGTAGCCAAGGTCTCAGATTTCGGCTTGGCTAAACCTGAAGACAGGTTGCGGAGCCATGTAAGCACAAAGGTTAAAGGAACATTTGGGTACTTAGATCCATATTACCTCAACACTCAAAAGCTTACCAGGAAAAGCGACACATATGCTTTTGGTGTGGTTTTGTTGGAGGCATTGTGCGGGAGACCAGCAATTGATTCATTTGCAATAGAGGATGAGCGGATTCTAACCAGGTGGGCTCGAGATAAGATTGATAGGGAAGAAGTTGATCAGATTGTTGATTCTTCCCTCAGAGACGAAATCTCAGTAAGCAGCCTGAAGGCATTCGTTGAGATTGCTAATAGATGTTTGCATGATGAGCCAGAGAAAAGGCCTACCATGGCTCAAGTTGTGGTACAACTTGAGTTTGCACTTGATCAGCAAGAGAGTAAACAACGAGCTGATAACGTTGCTAATGATGTCTATCCATCTATTGAAGACAGTCTATCCTCTGAAGATACTGAGGAAAAGACATTTACTTCTCCTACCAAACAGACTAACTCATGTTACTCTCCAACTGCTAAAGGAGATGGGAAGAAACCAAAATCACGCCAGCCGTTGAGATTCTGGACTTGGGGTGCCTTCAGGAACAAGATAAAACCATCTAAGAGAAAAGAGCTGATGGGCTTAATATCAG AACTTAGTGCATCATACATTAAATTGCCAAAGTTTGATCTGACCATCATTGCCACTGCAACCAATCAGTTCTCCGATTCACAGAAGATTGGAGATAGCGTACGATGTTCTGTGTATAAG GCTGTATTACCAACAGGACAGACAGTTGGCATTAAAAGGTTTGCTTTATCATGGCTTGATCTCAATGAGTTCAAAAATGAGATTTTTTTGACTTCCAGATTCAATCACCACAACATCATTAATCTACTTGGTTACTGCATTCATGAAAATGGAGAGGCGATCTTAGTCTATGATTACATGGCGCATTGCACGTTATTTGACCATCTCCACAACTCGGGGAATTCCCCATTCACATGGAAACAACGCCTTCAAATTTGTATAGATGCTGCCAAGGGATTAAGCTATCTTCATACTGGTTTTGAATACCCTATTATCCACCGCAATATTAAGTCCACCAGTATACTACTGGATGAAAGATGGATTGCCAAACTGTCTGATTTTTCCCAGTCAAGAGCAGGGCCCTCAGCTGAGCGTGACACCCATTTTAACACATTGGCGCAAGTCACCTTAGGTTACCTGGACCCTGAGTACTTCCACACTTCTCGGTTGACAGAAAAGTCTGATGTATACTCGTATGGTGTGGTGTTGTTTGAAATTTTGTGTGGTAGGAAAGCAATGGATATAAGCTTAGAAATAGAGCGGAGGAACTTGGCGACCTGGGCAGCATCATGTTTCAGGAAAGGAAAACTTGAAGAGATAGTTGATTCTAGCCTCAATGGCGATATTTCTCCTGAATGCTTGAAGATATTTGCTGAGACAGCCATTGCATGCGTGGATCTTCAAGGGGTTGATCGGCCAGCTATGAGAAATGTTGTTCGCGCTTTGGAGTCTGCTATGCATCTGTAA
- the LOC121767940 gene encoding putative receptor-like protein kinase At5g39000, whose amino-acid sequence MKMSQNSLAPLLLFLTITITVVTSNPTYFTVDISVSCGSTDTSVSRGGREWLGETQPIFSSLLQLKGLSMTSTVIHELTSADPVPHETARISRSQFSYLFQVSPGQKIIRLHFNPASYRGYEGLVDLFTVEAGPFTLLSNFSASLTAEALGVDTFVKEFWLNIQENQQLIISFTPRSSQTLDTYAFINGIEILGSNGAFPSSNPLPPSQDSLSETILVFLLSLVQRNATAAIAIAVISLLSIIVHTLRQYWEEDSSTKDENKPSPKAARVCRRFSLAEIQLATKYFSDERLIGRGGFGNVYRGVIDEGQMTVAIKKLNPNSMQGAQEFLTEIETLSELRHVNLVSLIGYCNDHGEMILVYDYMSGGTLENRIYKPSRKRRHVASITWEQRLNICIGAGRGLDYLHTGHGVIHRDVKPSNILLDEDLTAKVSDFGLAKPEDRSKSKTHVSTNVKGTRGYLDPHYFHTRNLTRKSDTYAFGVVLLEVLCGRPSVDLRVTEDEQILSFWVHDKKSKGEVDQIVDLSLRDEISENSLKTFVEVAERCLEDEPNNRPTMSQVVQQLELALEQQQENKQISLSNEMESFYEENGPSASTGLSSMSTAQWKNLTSSPKVQASFKMVNAMLSRFSLPKIGGHLSKENKLLLSEIGEANVGLTMFDWYTLSAATNRFSSSNKIGKGGFGRVYKGVLPTGQVVAVKRRSTYTPQSVQEFKCEVLLLPNLHHQNIIKLLGYCIHSKEKLLVYEFMENKSLDTFIDDEKKRNFPWPVRFNILKGIARGLVHLHQHSGVRVIHGDPKSSNILLDREMVPKISDFGFSRTLLQHQYELETGIAEGTPCYISPERLKQGRVSVKSDVYSFGVVILEMVSGRRAWESYSVNKMNLIDYARKLRSEGKVLEVVDATVGGTDEALRCIKVGLRCTLEHPDDRPDMPTVLKTLEGEAL is encoded by the exons ATGAAAATGTCTCAAAATTCACTTGCTCCGCTGCTTCTCTTCTTGACCATCACGATCACAGTCGTAACTAGCAACCCGACTTACTTTACAGTCGACATCTCTGTCAGCTGCGGCTCAACCGACACTTCTGTATCACGCGGCGGAAGAGAATGGCTAGGAGAAACACAACCAATATTTTCTTCTCTGCTGCAATTAAAGGGCTTGTCGATGACCTCCACAGTCATCCACGAGTTGACCTCTGCTGATCCAGTTCCACATGAGACAGCCCGAATCTCACGTTCCCAGTTCTCCTACCTGTTTCAAGTCAGTCCCGGTCAGAAAATCATCCGCCTTCACTTTAATCCGGCTTCTTACAGAGGCTATGAAGGGCTTGTCGACTTGTTCACTGTTGAAGCCGGTCCCTTTACCTTGCTGAGTAACTTCAGCGCTTCACTCACTGCTGAGGCTCTTGGAGTGGATACTTTTGTGAAGGAGTTTTGGTTGAACATACAAGAAAACCAACAACTCATCATAAGTTTCACTCCCAGAAGTAGTCAAACATTAGATACGTACGCCTTCATAAATGGCATCGAGATTCTAGGTAGCAATGGGGCCTTTCCTAGTTCGAATCCCCTGCCTCCTTCTCAGGATTCACTATCCGAAACAATCCTAGTTTTCCTTTTATCTCTTGTTCAGAGAAATGCAACTGCAGCTATTGCAATAGCTGTAATATCCTTATTAAGTATCATTGTTCACACGTTGAGACAATATTGGGAGGAAGATAGCAGCACTAAGGACGAAAACAAGCCATCACCCAAAGCTGCACGAGTCTGTCGTCGTTTTTCTCTAGCTGAGATCCAACTGGCCACCAAATATTTCAGTGACGAGCGTTTGATTGGAAGGGGCGGGTTTGGAAATGTCTACAGAGGCGTCATTGATGAAGGCCAAATGACTGTTGCTATAAAGAAGTTAAACCCAAACTCCATGCAGGGGGCACAAGAGTTTCTGACTGAAATCGAAACACTTTCTGAGTTGCGCCATGTTAATCTAGTTTCACTGATAGGTTACTGCAACGACCACGGGGAGATGATTCTGGTTTATGATTATATGTCTGGTGGAACCCTTGAGAATCGCATCTACAAGCCTTCAAGGAAAAGACGCCATGTTGCTTCTATCACTTGGGAACAACGCCTTAACATCTGCATTGGGGCTGGCCGGGGGCTAGACTATCTCCACACGGGCCATGGAGTGATACATCGCGATGTGAAGCCTTCAAACATTCTTTTGGATGAAGACTTGACAGCTAAGGTTTCTGATTTCGGTCTGGCCAAACCAGAGGACAGAAGCAAGTCAAAAACTCATGTCAGCACAAATGTTAAAGGCACGAGGGGATATTTAGACCCACATTATTTCCACACTCGTAATCTAACAAGGAAAAGTGACACATACGCGTTTGGGGTGGTGTTGTTGGAAGTGTTGTGCGGGAGACCGTCGGTGGATTTAAGGGTAACGGAGGACGAGCAGATTTTGAGCTTTTGGGTTCATGATAAGAAGAGTAAGGGAGAAGTTGATcagattgttgatctgagtttgaGGGATGAGATTTCTGAAAACAGCCTCAAGACATTTGTGGAGGTTGCTGAAAGATGCTTAGAAGACGAACCAAATAATCGGCCAACAATGTCCCAAGTTGTGCAGCAGCTTGAACTTGCACTTGAGCAACAACAGGAAAACAAACAGATTTCGTTGTCCAATGAGATGGAAAGTTTTTACGAAGAAAATGGACCGTCAGCCAGCACAGGGCTGTCATCTATGTCGACTGCGCAATGGAAAAATCTTACTAGCTCCCCAAAAGTGCAGGCTAGCTTCAAGATGGTTAATGCTATGCTATCAAGATTTTCGCTGCCGAAAATAGGAGGTCACTTATCCAAGGAAAATAAACTTTTATTATCAG AAATCGGAGAAGCAAATGTAGGATTGACCATGTTTGATTGGTATACACTTTCAGCTGCTACTAATCGTTTCTCCTCCTCGAATAAAATCGGAAAGGGTGGATTTGGTCGAGTTTACAAG GGTGTGCTACCTACAGGACAAGTAGTTGCTGTGAAAAGGCGTTCGACATATACCCCACAATCAGTCCAAGAATTCAAATGTGAAGTCCTTTTGCTTCCCAATCTTCACCATCAAAACATTATCAAACTACTTGGCTACTGCATTCATAGCAAAGAAAAGCTGCTTGTATACGAGTTCATGGAAAACAAAAGTCTAGATACATTTATCG ATGATGAGAAGAAGCGAAACTTTCCATGGCCAGTACGATTCAACATCCTAAAGGGGATAGCTCGAGGACTAGTTCATCTACATCAACATTCTGGAGTGCGAGTCATTCATGGAGATCCCAAATCAAGCAATATATTACTGGACCGTGAGATGGTTCCTAAAATTTCAGACTTCGGATTTTCCAGGACTTTGTTACAGCATCAATACGAACTAGAGACAGGAATTGCTGAAGGCACCCC CTGTTATATATCTCCGGAGCGTTTGAAGCAAGGTAGGGTTTCGGTAAAATCAGATGTTTACAGCTTCGGAGTTGTGATACTGGAGATGGTGAGTGGGCGGAGAGCATGGGAATCTTACTCAGTGAATAAGATGAACCTTATTGATTAT GCACGGAAGCTGCGGAGTGAAGGGAAAGTATTAGAGGTGGTGGATGCGACAGTTGGTGGGACGGATGAAGCGCTGAGGTGCATTAAAGTCGGGCTGCGCTGCACCTTAGAGCATCCAGACGACCGGCCAGACATGCCTACCGTGCTTAAAACGCTGGAAGGAGAAGCTCTCTGA